The following proteins are co-located in the Aquarana catesbeiana isolate 2022-GZ linkage group LG02, ASM4218655v1, whole genome shotgun sequence genome:
- the RRP8 gene encoding ribosomal RNA-processing protein 8, whose amino-acid sequence MFDTGEWNDNLEAQTLTESLVSTQKRRSPDIPQEKGAISRRKRLKRNRQLLEILQTLKSPSTQIPDLPPPPEVVHSPKKQKKVPPGISATKSSTPESEAPSTDTGTQLSRKQWRNKLKNRKRNRNKFKPCPEKLKNMMDSGNKGEKGTGGGKSECDPLRDPSRDHGGKGKRLKKDRGGPESGSHIIVQPGSVKRSINEEDDDTSLPGGSSTDKGEGQKKVYRKEKMPGDSKCDPASPRMTPVEKARLKKLKKLLKKEFARGKRDMSPDENPEDTTGANDPIPPEGEGTDRSVTLRSRMEQRLHSARFRYINEQLYTSESQEAVHLFQGDPEAFTIYHTGFSQQVQRWPVNPITEIIKYVKNRPPSLVVADFGCGDAQLARSVRNKVHSFDLVALNDLVTVCDMAQVPLSDGIVDIAVFCLSLMGKNLSDFLREANRVLKMEGVLLVAEVSSRFDDVRQFLSAMSQLGFKCVNKNTDNSHFYLFEFSKIRLARDASKHPGLQLKPCLYKKR is encoded by the exons ATGTTTGATACAGGGGAGTGGAATGATAACCTGGAGGCGCAGACTCTGACAGAGAGTCTGGTGAGCACACAGAAGAGGAGATCTCCGGACATCCCGCAGGAGAAG GGCGCCATCAGCAGGCGGAAAAGACTGAAGAGAAATCGTCAGCTCCTGGAGATCCTGCAAACCCTGAAATCCCCGAGCACCCAGATCCCCGACCTCCCGCCACCCCCAGAAGTCGTCCATTCTCCAAAGAAGCAGAAGAAGGTGCCGCCAG GTATCAGTGCTACAAAGTCTTCCACACCCGAATCCGAggctccttccactgacacaggaACACAACTGAGCCGCAAGCAATGGAGGAACAAATTGAAGAACAGGAAAAGGAATCGAAATAAGTTCAAGCCATGTCCAGAGAAGCTGAAGAACATGATGGATAGTGGAAATAAAGGAGAAAAAGGGACAGGTGGGGGGAAGTCTGAATGTGATCCCCTAAGGGACCCAAGCAGGGACCATGGTGGGAAAGGAAAGAGATTGAAGAAAGACAGAGGAGGACCAGAAAGTGGGTCCCACATAATTGTCCAACCAGGAAGTGTAAAGAGAAGCATAAATGAAGAAGATGATGACACTTCCCTCCCTGGGGGTAGTTCTACAGACAAAGGTGAAGGACAGAAGAAGGTCTACAGGAAGGAGAAGATGCCAGGAGACAGTAAATGTGACCCAGCTTCACCCAGAATGACGCCAGTGGAGAAGGCCAGATTGAAAAAGTTGAAGAAGCTGCTGAAGAAAGAATTTGCTAGGGGGAAAAGAGATATGTCCCCCGATGAGAATCCTGAAGACACCACTGGTGCGAATGACCCAATTCCTCCAGAGGGAGAGGGAACAGACCGATCCGTGACTCTGCGTTCCCGTATGGAGCAGCGGCTGCATTCTGCTCGCTTTCGATACATAAATGAACAGCTGTATACATCAGAGAGTCAGGAAGCTGTACACCTCTTCCAGGGTGATCCTGAGGCCTTCACCATCTATCACACGGGGTTCTCGCAACAGGTCCAGCGCTGGCCTGTCAATCCCATCACTGAGATCATCAAATATGTCAAAAACAG GCCGCCCTCACTGGTGGTGGCAGATTTTGGCTGTGGTGATGCTCAGCTGGCACGCAGTGTTCGAAATAAAGTTCACTCCTTTGATCTGGTGGCTTTGAATGATCTTGTGACTGTGTGTGACATGGCGCAG GTACCGCTGTCAGATGGGATTGTCGATATCGCTGTCTTCTGTCTGTCTCTGATGGGGAAAAATCTGAGCGATTTTCTAAGAGAGGCAAATCGGGTTTTAAAGATGGA GGGGGTGTTACTGGTTGCTGAGGTCAGCAGTCGGTTTGATGACGTCAGGCAGTTCCTTTCTGCCATGTCACAGTTGGGATTCAAGTGCGTGAATAAG aacacAGACAACAGTCACTTCTACCTCTTTGAGTTCAGCAAAATCCGCTTGGCTCGTGATGCTTCCAAACATCCAGGACTGCAGCTCAAACCGTGTCTGTACAAGAAGAGGTGA